CAATGAAGCCACATTGCAGTCTACAAGGACAATTAGCAATCTTCCCATTCGTTCTGTAAACGTTTACAGGTGCGAGTTCACTCTTTGGCGGGATTTTAATCTGAACAAATTCAGGTCAAGATCGGTCAGGACAGGTCATATTCATCTTGTCTACGTCGGGTGCACTAATGCCGTTAGGCAAACAGACAAACTTGCGTTACCTGGATACTGGGTTGAAAGGTCTACGACACTgctgaacattatttttaaatcaactaCATTCACacatagaaaacaaaacataatagtATGGTCCCACAGGACCGTAATGAAGACATATTATAGGTACGATAAAGGCTATGAAATAATTCCATAACGATAAAAGGaaacacgatttttttttttttttttttttttccatttaagaCAGGTAGCTCaagcgataaaaaaaaaaaaaaaaatttaagagaaaaaaatggggatggggaggataAAGTTGTGATATGCTCACTGTATACATGGTGTGGATACCATCAGCCATAACCTAACAGTGGCCACACTCAGTGTAGACATAATGTGGATTCTGAAGCAGATACGAGGCATCAACAATAGTCTATCAGCCAAACAACTGAAAAAGAGTAGCATCTCCTCAAACAGATGCTAGGTGTTCTGCACAGAACACTCAGACCGACATTGGAAGCAAAAAGGAACAGCGCAGGTCCTGCAATACTTACTGTGTcacataattttgttgtttcgtTGCAGAAACCAACGCAACACTGATGACTGTGTGATTGAGGAATACACTTAAAGCCAGTGTAGATACAGGTCTGGAAAATGAACAGACTCACGTACGTACGCACGCACCccaccccaaacacacacacacacacagagtaacaaaaatgagaaagcaAGGAAACAGagggtaaataaataaaataacaatgaatGAAAGCTACAAGGTTTATCACAGCGCGATTTGTACTTTAGTATATGAAGACCTCAACACAGGCAATGTTTTAGCTACATGCGGAGATGATATGTAATGTGTATGTAGAACCCAGCCACTACTTTATTGTGAGTACAGTTAATACTGAACATCTTTGTGGTTTGTGAAGATTAACTTTATCGTAGACAGCAACCTCGGTGGTGTAAGAGAGGTGAAACCCAGGGCAAAGTGGGAAAACAAAGTTAAGTGTCTTCTCTCCCAAGGGAGGAATGGTGCACCCAGATGTGCGGCTGTGGAAGTTGCCCGGCCCTGGTCGGTACTGTTTTgttcgtttctttttcttttaaacaaaagcgaaaataaaatggatcacgaaggaaaaaataaataaagacttcAAAGAAGGCTATAAAGTGTAGGCTTCATCTGTACTAAAGCTACTGCTACCTCCAATAATTGTATCCAAATGTGAGAAGACTTTGACATCACACATGCATTAGGTGAAGGATATAAACATTCCATCGTCTTTCATCTTCGTTTCTTTTATCTGCCAAGTTTTTCATGTCCACTGATGACATTTTCTTATAGAATGGGTGTGAACTGAGCACTCGCATGTACACAGGTGTAAATTGTTCATCTCATGCAGAGACTACTTTGTTTACCAAAACAGTTCACCTTAGTTCACCTTTACAGCTGTAAGGAATACTCAACATTTCTTAAACAGTCGTGTCTTTGTCCGGCTGTTGATAGACTAATGGTGCGCACAGTGGCTATACACATATGAAACAGTATAAATCGTAACTCAGTTGTTGAAATTTTTCTGACATTATACATTTCCGTTTTAAAGTTTATAAGGCAATAATGTTAAAGTAACAAATCGTTAACAAACTTCATCGTTAGATATTTTGAAACAGAccattttaaacagttttagaaGGGCTGGCTGGAATAAGAACTAAAGGTTCCCTGTACGACCACAAGGCTTTAGACACGAAATGCCATTTAATATCAAAGAATAAGTGCAACAAGTTTTTCCTGCCATAAAAATGTGTGAAGTCAAAGAACCCTCACCCTTTTGTAACAAGACGCGAGTGAGAAGGACGGCCGGACGAAATTGTCATAATAATCGACCACTGGGAAAGCCTGAGTACAGTGGACCACACACACCAGGAATAGCAGAGCGCACTCATGCATGGCGGCGATGGTTTGCTGCAGATGAGAGCATCCACAACGCTCGATAACCGGAAATGATGTCATCAGGAACATCCTTTCATGTTCGTATTTACACATCTGAAGTTTACCTAATCAGTCAGTAAGTTCGGAGACTACTCGGTTAATCGGAAACTAAGAacatcattaaattttttttttttgtactggaCAAACATGGAGAAACATTtgttaaattataaatgaaCAAAGTAACAATATTGACATTGTAAACAGCCTTTCTGAAAACAAGAGAATCactaagaaaaatatatcatattaaagaaagttttgaaagtCTCGTGatacacaaaacaacagcacAAAAAATATAACTAACAAACGCATGCAGAGAATTTCGATGTTGGTCAATCAACTCTACCTGAGGCCGAGCGCAGACAAGGGAGATGACTCCAGAAGCACTGACTATGGCGCAGACGACACGCTGTGCTGGACGTCCCGTTGGACAGAAATCTGGTGAGTGGGTGTAAATCAACCGACAAATCCGAGAGAAATGATGCTTAAGCTTCGCTGCATTTTCTCCGATAAATACTGACAGTCGCGAACACTCCGCGTAGTGGATAAGAACGAGTCGATTGTTCCTGTCCATAATCATTTACCTACAGTCGGCCATGCGACAGCTGCTCACTTCAATGGGTGGTCACCGCCGAGACAGATGGttttacagttaaaaacaaaatacactatCCACGAGAAGATAGGAGAAAATGAAGGGAAGCGGCTGACACCTAGCAGCTCACCTCCTGTTAATGTCACTCACCGGCTTCTTAATCATCTGAAATTAACGACCACTCGTCGATTAAGCGCATTGAGATGAAAAACTGTTCATTGATTTTAATTGCCTTTTTTTAGATATTTACCTCTAGGGTTCTATGCTCTTTGTGCAAATTCAACGAACACTTGTGGGGTTTGATGGAAGGGTGAGGAAAGAATGGCCACGCGATCATATTTCTCAGTTTAAATACAACGACATGAAGATGTTACAGAGAGTGATTGTGAAGTCTCTGAAGTTATCTGACACATGTTCCATCCACTATAAAGTCGAGAAGTGGAGATAAGCACATGGCGAGCCCAGGATAGGACACTAAATTATTGCAATAATCATATTTATAAAAGCTGTCAAACAGGGAGGATAAAATGAGAGGCTAGTCTAAGGGTGGAGTGTCCAGCGACTGCTTAATTTCAGATGCTAAAAAGTTCAATTGTTTGCATTCAAACAAATCTGGAAGTTTATTTagttatttgcttgtttatttactgaaatattaaaaaggtTGAAAAGACACCGAGGGACCACGGCATTCACTTTCGTCAACATAAAGTTCAGCAGAAAGCGAAttgttttaatataatatttctcgcGTCTCTTTgtcatatatttttgtgatactttatgctctatgtTCATCAATTTTTGCTTATCACTTGGGTTAGTCTCTAACAAGTTCAATTGTGCCCCAGCATCACAAGACTTACCGCGGTTGCGTGAACCGGTGGATAATACCGAACACTAGAAATAAAGTGATAACTGGTAAATTTCGCACATTAAGAAATtaccaaaattaaataaagtaataatgaaGTGTATTGCACACTATATTGTACATATAAAGTGTATTATCGTTTTGTCTGCCACACCCAGGCGTGCGTATGAAAGTATGGGattctgactttttttctgcagcGGTAAACCGCAGATAAGTAAATCATTGGATACTGAATGAGGGGATATGGGAACACGACTACATGGTTTGTAGTTTCACCGAGGATCGTTAACACAAAGCTAGCCCAGCACACAAAGTGTTACAAACTTCACGTATCACGTAACGTAACGTAACGTAACGTAACGCCGCAAACGACGGGTGTGACGGACcgtgcaagggagacaactacaaAATTGTAAATAGTTTGCAATGTGAACAACAAATGAGGGGcaatattttcctatttttaaatCTCGGAacctatagtgtgtgtgtgcgagtgtgcgtgtgtgtgtgtgtgagagagagagaaggggaatgAGTGAGAATGAGAGAAGTAAGAGAATGAATTTATATGCTAGAGCTGTGGATTCAACAAAATTGCAATACTAGTAAAAGTGAGTCCAACTGTCTCCAACTACTTACCTAGCCGTATCTTCGGTAAGAAAACGGGAAATAAAAGACTTTCTAGAAGTGGCGCATAAACTCGCAATCTTGTCGAGATTTCTTGGTCAGCATTGCCATTTTGAAGATGCTAGgtactttattctttcaccctTTCAGCGGGACTGAGTTCTTCAAAAGTCAGTCATTCGCATTACATACTAGTACAATATCAACATATAAAGCATCAAACATAGACACTAATACTCGTATGTCCATACACACACCCAAATTCTGTCTATATTGaatacatacgcacacacacacacacacatacacacataatatacaacacacacacacacacacaccctccgcTTGGGGGCGCTCAcgtcacaaaaaaataaataaataaacaaataaaaatcgaGAAGTGAGCTTCatggatttgtttttgtgttttacgaTTTTAGGCTGCACACACCCACAAGGGTAGTTACACCCGAGTTTTActagtcattagaaaaaaatcatctgtgCCATGCGAGCCCTTTAAGGCCACGTAGTCATTACACGACATGAGAAGAAGTTGTAGTACCAccgtttttattattgtttgctgTGTTTGCTTCAATCATTGGGATAAACACGTGCGTAcgccacctacacacacacacacacaatgaacacTTGTAGGACATGCTAAGCCTGCTGCCAATACCTGATCCTTGGTTCCTGTTGAAGATCCTGCTATTGTTGACAGAACCCACGATACACCGCTGTGCCCAGTGCATACTTAATCAACTGGAACTATAGCAGGGAGATTGATAGGCCCCATTGCGCCTGGGATCACAGTAGGATTTCAGGTGCCTGGCCAAGGTAAACCGATCTGATAGCTCAGGTAAACATTGACATATGCAGACGACGGTGACAGTGTGTGAGTGCACGCGTGTGTCTGCGTGAGAGTGCATGCATTTGCAAGTATGAATGAACCTCACATAACGTTCTATCTCCGATTATgcgtttgtatatgtgtatgtgtgtgtgcgggcgcgCGTGCTTGTGAAAGGTTTAACGAAAACTGAGAGAACGAGAGTGCGTGCACATgccccccccctcccacacacacacacgtgcgcgcaaACGCATTTGCACAAAGAGCGTTGATATAAACTGACTTACAGACACGACAAACACTTGTCTGTAGGTTTTTGTGACGCGGTAGATGTGTTGGCGATGTGTGTACTTCTACCCGCTGTATACCCGCGATATCCCGTCTTGATCTGTCCGTGCCGTGTATTACTTTGTCAGATTTATGTCAGAGATGTTAATACTTTGCAGCCCACGATTACTTCCGGTAGTTTTGCTGGCGGGAGGTCTGCACTCAGGATACCCGTTAATTGCCACGCTGCCAGATATTCCGGGTACATGCTGGTAGGAAGTGGCCACTTCACACCTGCTCCGTCGTCCATTTCTGCCTTTCGTGAAATTGTTGCTGTAAACAAGGAGTCGCTTTGCTTCTGAAACTTCAGAATTGCGATTATTACTTAGCATTTAGCAACAAACTAACTGCTTTGTTATAGATAAGGCAACCGTCATGTCGAATCACgcacgcgtgcgcacacacaccccttgTTAGTTCTACAGCTAGAGTGGAGCTCGGTTAACAAGACAAAATTCAAGATAGCTAATCTTTGAGTGGATCATTAACTCGCTTTTACCTCCACTTTCCCTCTTTTTCTAAACTGACAACGTGCGTATTCACATTATCCAGGAACTAAGTGCTAACATCCAGAGTTGTGTACATGCAAGATAAGCCTTGTGTACCACCTACAATGCATTGAGACAGTCCACCCGACAGAAGTACAAACTTTATCTTCTTCTGCCTTCACAGGGCAACATCCGCCTTATATTCTCTCCATCGCCGGCCTCACTGTACAATGTCGGGTGGACTTCAAGTAACGCGCTCTTTGAGCTCAACAATGATGGTCAGCTTTAGGTTGTGAGACCAGTTTatccacagacagacaaacaatatACATGCTATTTCAAATTCGTCTGCACCTGATGATTTCAAAATGGTGGAAACATTGGAGGTGCACTCAGAGACGATAGAAGACCGCCATCTTAATAGCAGGGCGCGCCATGTTGTGTTCATTGTAGGGGAGAATAATTATGGTCTCGCAGCCATCACACCGTCTGCTGTCCCGCCCTCCTCATGGCTGGTCTGAAAATCAAGCCAGTCATTAAATTATGCATGTTCAGTTCTCAGTAACAGTCCTGAAATGTAATATGATTTAATGTGtcctaaatataaaaaaactccCTGAACATGACGTGTTTCATGTCGTTCCCTAtagacacagtggaccactCACGTTCACTGCCCCAACGCCCTCTAAGCTATGAAATCAATTATCTTTatcatttcataaaaaaaactcttaatACTGTCGGTGCATTTACGCGTGTCAACAGGCAGAAGGGTGTGTTCGAGTGGATGATAGAATAGGAGGTGTAGAATAAATACAATTTCTGAGAAGAAACgattgaaaaaaaggaagcacACTTATTTCACCTACTCAGAACATTTTCACAATGGCTTTTAACAAAAAGGCATTGAAAACATTTCGATTAACATATCTTGAAAACCTCCATTGACCTGCCACGAAAGTGTCCTACTTCTGGTCCTTCAAGCACCTGGTTCAACGATTAATAATCTGCCGACATTTCCAGAACTACTCAAGCGAATCGAGAGACGTGTCCACCGACAAGGCACCTTACAGCAGTCGAACCTTACCTGGAGGTAGCCTGTACTCGGAAACTAGGGCCCGTGCAAGCGGGTAGACATGCTTTGTGTGAGGCCCACTGTTCACTGCGGACTAGTCATCGTGCTGTATGTACAATCAGTTCTCGCCACGAGGTGTGCACGAGAGGCAACGAGTCGGTGTGCATCGCAAGCAATGACATGGGTGGGCGGGGTGGAGCGAGCGTTTCTTCCGAACTGTTCCCACAGAGACTCTACTGATGGCTGTGTTCTGATGTGGGGTAGTTCAGAAGGGTCACAAAGATCGTTTTTTGAAGCAGTACCGAGTGATCAGAGCGGGATTGCACCGTTTGTAGAAGGTGAGTTCCAGTTAGTCACTTGCCAGACAACTGCTTACAAGCATGGATAGATAAATTAATGACAATTCCTGAATCGTTGCTAGACAAAGGTTAAGAATGTATTACGAATCGTTTCTCAATTTCACAGGTTTGTCTGTCTCTTGCGTTCGTGTATCTATCAGTCAGACCATTCAATAGAAAACCTATCCAACTACAGCGTGAGAAAGCGAAGAGGAAAATCCTTCCAATGAACATGCGCAGAAGACACTGGCAGTCGCTcgtactgacacacacacacagtgacaacTTATTCTACAGCCAGGAACTCTGGGCAATAGTGATCCAGAGCTATGCACACTGCACACATTTTATCACCTGACAGGTGTAGTGCTATCCAGGACCGGCACAACCTCGACTCCTCATGTCTTCCTTGGAGAGgactgtaaataaaacttctgtATATCAGGCCGCGGACTGTGTCTCCTGTGACTTTAAGAGCCCTTCTTACGGGTATCCTAACGGAGCTGACTGAAGTCAAACCCTACATTGTCACTCGAAGTTTTCACTGTATGCTAATCAGGTAAGCTATATCCGTATTTTACCACGGTCGTTTCGAAGGTAAATACAAGATTGATCACCAATGGTCTTATCTCGGATTTGAAGACTCAGCCGAGaggtttaaaatttaatttccaCAGAGCTTACAGCACAAACATACTAATATCCAGTCTCTGCTTTACTGAACACACCAATCACCATTTTCATTGCCAAACCTATTTATGCAAATCAgcctaaacaaataaattcatcCTGCGAAAATCCCAAAGTAGCAAATGATGCTGCGCCGATGCTGTAGGTTTCTATTCCAGGAACAAAGAATGGCAGGAGTTTACATgtattatatacacacaacatCCCGTGATAGTAAACACTGTACCGCCAGGAGGCGCCAGCAGCAAGCTGCTACTAGTGATGTGAAACACAACGTGATTGCGCGAGAAATAGCGAGATCGAAGGGAAGTCAAGACAAGCTGGcccaaaaaaatgacaaagagtccagagaaaaaaaaaaattccgcaTGCTTGGGTGTTGTTGGTACCAGTGGATCACTCACTTGCACTAATTTATGTCGTGTCAGCAGCACAGGTTATCTCCAGTCAAAGCCATTAAACACGCATAGACAATTCGTCCGCAGGCAGTTACCTAGAGTTGTCTGTGCTCCACTTTACAttccttcctttctgtcttttttccgatttttttttcttttgtatttttccctcttatttcttgttgaaacATTACATGATCAAGATCAGACAATCGCTCAATACCCGAGTGACGATTTGTTTGAATGGCCTCAGTCGGTGACACGACTGACCTCCGGATTGAATTTTCTCGACACTGTGCACAGGAATGAATTCCAAGCCGTTGAATACGATCGGAGACGAATCAAAAGAAGTTGCACCTCCACTGGGAGACCACGCGGAACAGTGAGACGCGGCCAGCATTAGGTGGCGCACACGGGTTCTGACGGGTGGCTGGCCGGGTGGCCCATTGAAACTGCAGTTCACACCAGAACACTTGTCGGACTTGTTGACTTTGGTGATTCTTTGTGAAGAAGTCAATCATACAGGAAGTTCTGCTTTGTCTAACACTGATAGGATGGATGGTGTCGCTCATCCAGTCCTGCACCTCGACAAGAGCATAGCATGTAAGTGTTGATCGTTGACTTTAAAATCCTTCTTGTCATGCTCACCTGTCACGATTAGATAATATCAATCAATCGGGGcccagtcaatcaatcaatggaGAATCTATTAATTCACAACATAAATATACGATTTATTATTTAAGGGGAGGTGGAAGTATCTGTTTCCTATTTGTTTGCAttgtgtttgtctctctgtcgCCTCACAAAGTCTCTGTGTCCCAGACGACCGCGGGTGTGGCGAGTTATTGTAGTGTTTAAAATGAGTCACTGCAGGGTCAAGTGAGTTATTGGAGGATAAGTATCTTGTGTCTTTGTGTCAGTATTAAACTCTCTGCTAGACTATGGATTGTAACAGCGGCCCACCTACCCACCTTGCCCTGACCCTCAACGTTCCAACAGCGCGTTCACCGATATCGTTTCATCGATGGGGGTCCACCCGCTGCGAGCTCAATGACTGTTTGTGGGTAGACTGAGCACTCTGAATTATTTCATGCATGATCTGTGAAGCCTTATCTCgattgaaaaaacaacaaacagtgtATGAGCAGGTTCACAGCGCCAGTCCAGGCACCATCTTGTTGTAAAAGAAAGAGGATTGGGGGCGGGACGAAAAACAACCCAAAGCTTCTCTTGCTTTTGAACATTGTTTGTGTAATTTAAGTAGTAATTTAAACGagattttatatgtatattctataatatctataatatatatagtatatatatatatatatatatatatatatagggagagagagactctTTTGCTACAATGATTTAGTAATCTCCCCAAACAAGAAattttatatctctctctttatctcatCACCCACAAGcgtgcatatttttttttgagacaaTGCCAAGCTCACCATTTACAACAACAGTCACATTCGGTGCTCTCAGACCATAGACAGTCGTGACGAGGCCACAAACAAATTTGATTGAAACTACTGTTAGTGCATTTTCTTATAACAACTCCTGTCGCTCTACGTGTTCAGTCTGCTCCCACCGCAGGTGTCctctcctttttcattttttcccatgTAATTTGACTATTCGTCAATCATGTTCACTCAAGCGGGTCcagtaacaaaagaaagagaagaaaaaaaaaaagaaaaaaggaaaagagatacAAGGGGAAATAAGTCTACAATGTCGTAGTCAAAGGCTCGCTGTTCTAAAGGATTAATTTAGGAGCAGATGAGCAAGGataaagagaacaaataaatcAGCTGGACCGTCCCGAAAAGAAATATGGCGCCGGCCGGATGTGCGCAAAGTGCGGGGCCTCACGCAATTAGTCTGGGCAACAATAGGTGTAGATGATCTCCCTTACCGTGTTACTAGGTGTGGGCTTGGGAACATTATCGCTACATCTTGAATGACAGTATTGATTGTATCGACTGGAGTCGATATCTCGCCAGTGATCTGTCGAGGCCGAGTATTTTATTTGGCAATAAATCATGGAAGTGATTGCCAGCTGATatctactcttttttttctcgacACACCGTTAAGTGTTGCTGGTCACAAGTCATTGGTGGTCAAGTCAACGAGCAGTTGATTTTTCCCACTCGTGGCGAGTGCTTTTTGGTGTATAGAAGCAtaggtcacgtgtgtgtgtgtgtgtgtgtgtgtgtgtgtgtgtgtgtgcgtgcgtgtagtATCTGTATCTGTAGCCAGCATTGCCCAGCACTGACCGCTGTGCTTCAAGAATGTTCCTTGTTCAGCCAGGCGCACGTGCGTGACGTCATAGGATGATGGATGCCGCGGTCCTCACAAAGCCACGACCACCATGACGGAGAAGGCACTGGAAGCGCCCCCTAGCGGCATGATGGGAAGAACCGGTCTCCCAGAGATCAGCAACTGTGGCTGCCTGCCGGGTAGGTCAGAGGTCGACTCACTTTAGATCACTAGGCAAACACGGGCGCAGATGAATGGGCGGTCGTATGTCTCTTCTATGCATGAGCGGTGCCATAAATATTACCTAAGCGGGGGCTGCGGACATTTTTATTCACGGGGAAGGAAATGAGAACGATTATGGGGCTCTCACCTACTCAGCGTTGTATATTTACTCACTGTACTTAATTACGCACTTCATAGTCATTTTTAGAATCAGTTTGGTGTCGATATAGATAAGGAGATATTTaacaatgtttttataaatattaattattatttttttatgcaaaaccAATTTCCAGATTCTTACATTGACATTGACATCACCTCTGACATTTCAGACTGAAATTTATATGTGCGCTGCTTTACCTTCACTTTGCGCTTTATTTCTTGACCTACATATTTACCTATACTCTCCAGGCATGACCCTAGCGGAGACAGCGTCCCTGTCGATGGAAGCGCCGCCGCTGTACAGCCAGGGACTGCTGACGGTGGAGCAGTTG
This window of the Pomacea canaliculata isolate SZHN2017 linkage group LG4, ASM307304v1, whole genome shotgun sequence genome carries:
- the LOC112562429 gene encoding uncharacterized protein LOC112562429; this encodes MIMDRNNRLVLIHYAECSRLSVFIGENAAKLKHHFSRICRLIYTHSPDFCPTGRPAQRVVCAIVSASGVISLVCARPQQTIAAMHECALLFLVCVVHCTQAFPVVDYYDNFVRPSFSLASCYKRTCIYTGFKCIPQSHSHQCCVGFCNETTKLCDTVKCMPQGERCDREIFDPVCCSGNPCPVQTGICE